TAGCACAAACACAACGCCTCCTGTTATGTGAAAAGTGACTCTGTGTTTATTTTACTCTGTGTTCATCAAGCTTCTCAGTTCAGTCCACCACTATACCCCGTAAATTAGGCTACTATATAGGATGCAGTAGTCCACCACTATTCCCCATAAATTACTATAGGATGCAGAAGTCCACCACTATTCCCCCGTAAATTACTATTGGATGCAGTAATCTAATGAATTTGTGTCCCAGTGAAATAGGCTGAGAAATGACTTCAAATGAAACCCAGGTCCGTGTTTCAATCAAATGGCTATTACAATACAATAGCctggaggaaaaaaagatgaaCAATGGCTGCCTAATAGGTGTACGCCAGTAATGTGGATCCGGATGTATTATCATTTAGCCACGGTGCCCTGGGTGGGTGGTAGTACTCGTCCTTTCTACTGGGGATAACTACATGCTATGCTAAAAGCCTTGCACAAAGGTTCAGCGATGGAAACATCACTGACGACCTCCATAATGCATTTCACTCCACTGGTTGTTATTTACAGTAACATGCATTAGTGTGGGCTGAAGAGATGCacatgttacagtatgttaataGAAGCAGCAACATGGTTGGTCTTTTATCTCTTGTCCTTATTTTACCATGGGGTTGCCTTTGTTTTCTAATGGCCATCTGAATAACATGCTTAAAAGCGTTACACAAATGTTCAGTAGAGGATACATCACTGAATGAGTTCATTATAGACCTCATGCCATGGCTTGTTGTTGGTATTTGCATTAGTGTGGTCATGTTTTGTACAGTATGAACTCTTTAAAAAGAGGGTAGTGTGTGCCGTTGTGGAGCAGCATGTGGTTCTGACCCGGGCGACGTGGGCAAGAtatttgttttctctgtgtttgttgcCTCTTACAACTTTGTTGTATAAAATTGTCAAAATTGTATTGTTTCACATTATTTTGAAATTTCAGTTGTTATTAAATTATTTTGCTAAGTTAATTCCTTTCTTGTGTCTCACTATTCCACATATTTTAGAATAACGATCAATACCTCTAGCACGCGTAAacttgcgcgcgcgcacacacacacacacacacacacacacacacacgcccacacagaccgacacattcactctctctttctcacacacacacacacacacacacacacacacacacacactggtattcacccacccacactgcgagagagagagagactgactgatCTTGACCTTTCCTGAttgcagtgtgtctgtgggcgTTGCTTGTGTATGGGCACTGTAGTGTATGGCTATAAGACGCATCCTACTATATATCTTTTTAGACACATCTTGGGTGCTAGCTCACTGGTGCTGGCTCTAATCCCTCTTAAAaggcagtactgtatgtgaataaaTGTAGAGAGAATGTCAAGCAGGCTGTTGGGGGGGGCTGTTCCAGGGCAGATCTTTGGCCCGTAGGCGGTGGGAGCATGTTCCGGGTCTGAGGACATTTCTGCCACTTCAAAAGGTCGGTTGGTGggcaggtggaggtgaggggtcgatgacctctgacctttgtcTGCTAGGTTACACCACTTCCCTGTGTCAGGGCCGGTCAAAGTTCATGCATCTTTCCCTCCAAGTTATAGAATATTTCCCAGTGATCATCCACATCATACAGCGTAGGACGAGACTTGACAAGATTTCTGTTTCCAGAGATGAGTGTTTTTATGAAGCAGGCATACACGCACAAAGGGTACCAAAGTTACAGTGTAAGGAAAAGCCTGCaagttatggctatggttatggtcatgggatttggcagacacttttgtccaaagcgactcacaaatgaaacaatacaatagtttaaaaagttggTAAGACTACATTAAAGAGAATAGCAATGATAAACAATCATTTCAAtgcaatcaatagcctaatgaaaacaaagaatggaaaaatacaaatactaTAAGACACTATAATATAACGTGCCAACCATAACTCATAATAAACACTTAATTAACAGATAGGCCTTTGGACCTCTCTTAAAACacccaaaactatcacaggaagggagagcactgggcaactcactccaccaacaaggaaccactgaggaaaatagtcttgaatttgacctacAGCGTTTATGGCTGTTGACACAACAGATACTCATCAGAAGACCGCTTGATCATAGAATTGAGGTGGCAGGGAGCAGATCCTGTAGGCCCTCTGGCCACAACGGGAAGCCAAGGGAGAGGAACTCGGAGAGgagttactgtacatgtgtgattGAAGAATTCACAATCCACTGTAACCATGGTGTTGGATGCttggtgtgtttttcttttaattgtttattattgttatttattattgtCTGCGCTTAAATGTTCAATGTGGCCCCCTTGAGTGcaaaacattcattcattaattcattcattcattcaatgatCTTACTACACAAGCAGGCAGGCTAGCTAACAATGAATTACAATCGTTTGTCTAGTTCGGAGATAACCATGGCTTGcatcagataaggtctgatcttcctaatgttgtaaaggACAAAACAACATGATTTTACAATTAAGGCTACATGCTCAGAAAAGTGAAGTCGGTCATCAATTACAGTACGACCCCCAAGTAATGTGCCTGTCCAGTTGGCATCAATGAAGATGAGTCAAGCCTGATATTAacctgttggggaatagctgtctTAGCGGGAAACACCAAGTTCTGTTTTTGAGAGCGCAGGAGTGGACCACACTGTTACCTCAAGCATGAGTGAATGATCCCCTTCCCTCACCCCACTGAGGAGGAGGCTTGTGCCTGGAGTGAGTTCAATTCCCTCCTAaatgatttctttctttcttttattcaccacattgtgacgtttcgggccaacagcccttcctcagacataagACAGGTATCTAGCAGCCCATACTTATATACTAATTATACTGATTGAACACCTGACATCACATGATGCAGGTGATTAAAGTGACGAGTGcaaagtgcttaaagtgctagtgtgcaaagcagtagcgtagcgtagttgcGCAAGGCCCCGGTGCAAGTCTGGCGCTGGACATGCTATACATGCTGACATAATGTAATTGCAAAGCCTAATTTGTTGGTGTCGATACATTGTTATACATAGTGTGCTGCGGCAGTCAACAGATCAATGTGTGGGTGCGTGATGATCACTGATGTGCATCTAAGAGGTGCTCTGATCCTGCTTGTTCCACCTCCGTGAAGTCAGCATGGAACAGTAGCTTGTCTTTTTTAtctcaaaatgaaaacaacaacacagccacaacacaacacaacaaggcTTTTTCATGAAGAACATCGGGGACATTGAAATCATGTATTTACTCTCCATGACCTCAAGACACAACATCAAAAGCCCTGATGATAGGGCTGACTGACAGGGCACTGACGTGTCCAGGTGGGGCTGCATATGTACTGATGTGTCCAGGTGTCCAGGTGGGATTGCATATGCACTGGAATAGCTTCATACCTCACACTTCCCTTTTACTGCAGGAAATAACATTGTttattagcctgacgagccagacccacatcaagatagggtctggacactcaccgtagacagggctcaatcggaggggtgggataaacagttgtctttcaaattccctccccgcaataggataacgctaaacgaatcatcttcttgttttcaagtagcagcaggatgcgtaaccttccctctccacgcaataggataatgctaaacgaatcatcttcttgttttcaaataacaggatgcgttaccgtcgcaacttctggtcgcatgttagtcaccattatgttaagccctgtgattggcccgctggtgctgggggttctcagctccctgcctcaatggatcgtgcctagactgccccgccagccaaattacatttgctgccgctaggggcgtctagatttctaggctaattgtTTATAGTCTTGTAGAGTGATtttacttctgtgtgtgtgtgtgtggggggggggtgctgactccttttagccaaagcgactaACAACATGGAATTTAATCTTCAATGTGATAGCACAGGGTTGGATCCCCTCTTTTGTTGAGTTCAGCTGAAGTGTTTCTTTGTCCTTATCACTGCCACCTGGGCAAACCCAGCCAGATCTGCCGGGGATTTGATTTCGCCCTGCAACCAATCGCAAACTGCCTTATCCACCTgaatcattggtctgattggttgaaggactatcaaaATGCgaagagtcatttgaactataagactgagcttggtctggtgatagtcAGGCTCACTGCCACCTCACCTGACTTCTTGTACTGTAGTAAGTGATAGTGCTGTTTGTTCATGTAAAAAAACATCTGCTGAGAACCAGAACCATAAATAAAATGGAACTGAATTTAGTTCTGAGTTTAGTTCTGCTTCTTGTGGTCTTTAATCTAACACTGCTATGACATGCTAAATCTGAATGTACCAGTGGTGTCTCGCTGGGACTGTGGGGAAGGAAAAGGTGCTTGTATGGATgcagcggttagagtcaaatgtGTGCTTTCATGGATTTACACATTAACATTTCCCCGTTTTGTATAAATATCTGTGACAAATAAATAACTCGTTTTAAAATGTATGCCCACACTGTTCCTGAAGCTAAACATGCACTGAATGGCCCCAAGTGCATGCAGTTCAGATCATTTATCCTTTAATTGTGTGAGTCACAGCGGTGATGACCTACTAAATAGCCTTGATTTCTTTGATTTGCCATCAGCATCAAAATGGTCTCATACGGTGTGTAGGTGTTGCAGGTGTAGGCtccaattatttttttctttacactAATCATAGCCAAGAGTATAAATCAGACGAGATCTCTGAATCTAGAAGTGCCATCGCCtcactgtgtaggctacataatattTACCTGACACTAGTTTGGATCAGTTCAGTTTAGATCAGATTCTTTATTTTACCCAAAGAGCATAGTGCAGTATGGATACATATCTTGATCAGTGTGTAATGCCTACAGTATTCAAAACCATATCCAAGATATTACAGTAAGCCTAAGCCCATACTTATTCATACTGTGCTGCCCCCTACTGGTATCATGTATTTTTACCAAACTGATCATTCATTCATGGTATTGAGCAGAGAGGAACTAAATAACAGACAGTAATGAAATAATGAACATCCAACAGCCATTTGTTGCCATTAGCCATCATTTACTGTTACATCTTAACACAAAATATTAAGGCACACAGGAAAACATGATAATCTCTACCACATTcaggaacacagagaaacattaCATTCTCTCCCACAACAGTTACCAACATCTTAATAAACAATTTAAACATAATTATTAAGGGATTTTCTAGCATCTGCATTTCTTCCCTCCAGAATTAACATAAAACTATTCGATTGCAACAACTATATCTTATGCTTTAGTTTATGTTTAACATCATAGACATTATAGACAGTAtttagatagatactttattgatccccatgggGAAATTAAATTTCAATTcgattaaaattcaaagtatTTCACAGCTTTAATctgtaaaatacaaataaaatgcaattcaatgATGTCAAATTATTATCAGCAATTGTGTTTTCATCTTTATTACTAAGAAAGATCTTCGCAAATCGAAGAGACTGAACAATTAATTTATCAAAAAACATATTATAAGAAAATGACTAAACAGTTTATTGATAAAGAAGTGAGATGTAGATTAATAATAGGTAACAATGAATGACACCAACAATAGCTCCaaatagcctgacgagccagacccacatcaagatgtaggttatgggaactcaccataggcagggctcaatcgaaGGGGTGGGAAaaagggtgcgtctagatttctggGCTAGTCTCCAAATGTTTCAGACAAGCAATTTTCcttgataataataacaattaaaaaaaaaacactcgtGACATACAGGTAAGTATACCATATAGAGCTCTGTTGCCACTATTCACAGTGCAGCTAACAAGTCTGTTGACCTGAGGATCAAATAATGCCTTTCCCTACAATCCAAAGAAATCAAGAAATTTCTTGGCCAAGCCttgcttttctttcttctcctttctttccaCAGACAATTCCTCATCTGTTTTTTTGAGTTTGTCTTTTCTTGCTACCTTGGAGATGAGTTTTGCCCTCTCTTTCATTGCCTCCAAAGACTTAATTCGAGCCTCGTAGCCCGGTTTGGcctctgatttctctccttcaaTCAGCAGATCAATGTACTCAGGAGTGGTCAGAGGGTTGGGCCTCAGGGCGATCTCTTGCAGACGAGTTATGCAGTGGGCTGACTGATTCATTAGGGACACCATCATGTCCTGAAGGTTAGCAATCTCTTCTTCTTGTCTCTCAATCAGGCCCTGAACAGTCAACTTTTCTTTTGTAGCTTGTTCATACTTCTGTTTCAGCTCTTGCAGTGTCTGCTTCTGTTTCATAGGAACATATTCCCATTTGTATGTCTGGTTGAAATGCACACTCCAGATGCATTTGCCAGGACAGACATTGCACATTCCTCTTGCATCCATTGCTGCACAACCACGTTTCTCACTATCATTTGCAATACCACATGGGTGGTGGCATGTTATTTGACATTTCTGACAATTGGTTATGTACTCTCCTTTCTGTGTGAGCTGTTTCTTCACTGGCTTAATAATATCCACCTCAATCTCAAACTTTTCATTTGAAGTCATGATGGTTTCGTGCTCTTTGATCTTTTCTTTGATTGTCTTAATTTCTTCCAGCTTTGCTAATCCTACTTTAACTTGTGGCTGCAATCCTTCAATGGCTGTTTCTAGCTGCTTACGTTCTTTTAAGACCTCTTGGGTCATAAGCAAGCTTTTGGTTGTCATCTTGCCCAAAGCAGTGAAGAATTTCTCCATACTTTTGGATCCCATCTTCCAAAACATCTCAGTGAAGCCGTCATTGTCCTCATCAACATCTTCATCACAGGTACTGTTTTTTGCAAACAATGCTGAGTTGTTGAACTTGAAGTGAATGGGAAGTCCTAACTCATTTTTTGGACACGGTACTTCAGAGACATTTATTGCCTCAAGAACCGGTGGCTGCTGACCATCAGCAAATGTCACCAACATCGCAATGTTTTCTGCCACATCTTTGCCAAAAATGCAGAGCACAGAGTCAAACACGTATCGCTGTGTTGCTGTGAGCCGTGCAAGAGAGGCCTGAGTAACAAAACACACGGCATCAATCTCACTGACTCCATTGGCAGAGATGAAGAGCCTCCGGATCTGTTCTGTGATCTGCTTGTCTCTTGTTACTCCTCTTGTATCTCCAAACCCTGGTGTGTCTACAacagtcagagagaaagggatttTAAACCCCTCCTGGTGGTTAATTTTGTACACAATGACCTCAGAGGTCTGGCTGTGAGCTTGTGATGTTGACTGATCCTCATTAATTACTTTAAATCTAAAATTGTCTTTCCACTCAACCCCAACAATGTAGTTGATCATGCCATTGATGAGGGTGGATTTCCCAGCTCCGGTTGCTCCAAGAACCATAATAGTCCGATTTTGCCTCATGCTTTCTTTACCAAGCATATACTTCTGGCAGCCATCTATGTCTATATCTTCTTCTTCCAGAGGCAGTTGATAAACTGAGTTTGGGTTTGAGGTGCTAATTTGTTTGAGGAATTCAGCAAGACGAGCAAATTTACGCTTAGCTGTGAAGACATCAACTGTGATGCTTTCCTTGCTTCTGCCAGCTATACCACAATCACATATGACCCTGACAACATATTGTGTCTCTGGCAGAAGACTTTCAATTACTGCTTTTTCACCTCTTGCCATCATTTGATTCCACTCTGAACCTTTTTTCGCATACTCCACAGTGTAGCTCAATATCTGGACATCCTGCCCAAGTTCTGTAGGTTTCTCCCAGCTGACTAATATCTCACTAGAGTTTGATTCAACTTCCAGTTTGCCAGGTGGACTGCAAGGTAAAGTTTTAATTGCATCTCTGACAGCATTGGTTGGCCCAACTCCCGCTGAGGTCACTGCTCTGCATCTGAACTCGTACTCTGTGTCTAGGTTCAGATCACTCAATGTAACTTCATCAGCCTTTGgtactgtttgtttttcccaTCCATCCTCTCCATTGACACAATACTCAACAGAGTAAGAGGTGATGTTGTCTGTGCCAAATCTGGGAGGGGAGATCTTCAGTGTTACACTGTTGTGGTTTATGTCACTTGCTGTCACACATTCAGGCTTTGAAGGCGGCTCAAAGTTTTTACTGACCTCAAAGCTGTCTTTATAAAGGTAGATGCTTGAACCTCTCTGTGTTTCATTTGTTATACCCACTGTAAAGAACTTAATGTTCTCATTCTCTTTGTTGGCATCTGCAAAATCACTGAAGAGCTTTGCTTTCTTCCTCATTTCATCTGCTACTTCATTTGAAAGGTACCATTGTTCCCTCTCAACATCACGAGTATGTGCATCTTGGGGGTCGTCAGATTTTGTCGCTCCTTTTAAGTAGTTTGATAAAGCAGAGAGATAGAGTTCAGGATTTCCCAATGaggtgaaaacaaaacagacagtaTGCTCTGCACTTTCTTCATACAACTGATTTTGTGATGAGAGGATCTGGGTGTTTTTCATCATTTTAGTGAAAGATTTTAAGAAGCTGATTTCCCTCTCTTTACagtccatccattcattcaggcATTTGTTGTTGAAAGGAGAAGAATGTATTTTCTTCAGGATCTCTATGAGCTcagcctcctcttctccacctcctctgatTGATGGAAGTTTCTTTGCTAAGTTTCTTTGAAATTCCAGCTTGAACTCAGAGCACATTTCTTTGAAAGCTTTAAGTTTTTTGCCAATCTCTGGGAACTGCTGTGCCGTAGTGGATGTCACTGCATCATTGCACCTCATTTCCAGATCACTGAAGTCTTCCAGGACAGTTTGTGCTTCTTGAACAAGTCTTATACTTATCTCACGGACAAGTTTAGCTGCGGAAGAATCTAAACTTGTCAGTGGCAACAGCCAGACCTTCACTGGTATGGCATTTTCTCCATTGGTTCCCAGTAATGTTGGCAGGCTTTGGTATACTTCAACTGCATCTTGAAAGGAAACTGGATTTTTCGGAAGACTAAAGTCTCCATGGAATTTGCAAGAAAACTTTTCAACATGTGTTGTGTCCTTGTCTTCAATTTTCAGGGCACCTTTACCCTCTACAGAACAGAAGGGAATCTTCTTGATCATCACCTTCAGACTGCCTTGAATGTCTTGatgattttctttttcagaCACCTCACGATCAAAGACGAAAAAGGCTTGCGCGCCATAAAGTATACCTGTGACTACATGTGTTGCTATTCCTTTATCAAACACATATTGATGTTTTATGTTACCTCTTCCAAGATGATTCATTGACAGTTCATGGAACCTTGTGGTAGTTTTGTATGTCAAAGTTACTCTGGCCTGTTTTTTGGATGTCTTCTGATCATTTAGGTATTTGGCTGACCCCTCAACCTGTACCAGTCCACCCAAGAAACTTGCTTTCAGAGAGGCTTCCACATTTAGCGCTGAAGATTTATCCTCGATTGAATCAGATGCTACTATTTCAAAATTACTGTTGGGTTGTGGTCTTTCCCTTGTATCCTTTTCCAGGTCATTGGGGTCCCACAGGGTCATTCCTGCCAAAACAAAGATTTATTGCATGACAGCAGCCATggaacattttaaaaacaaatatcaAAAGTTCTCTAAATACCAGATATGGTGCATATCATGACTGGTGAATGTTGTTCTCACctacacactcacctgtgtgtgtgtgtgtgtgtgtgtgtgtgtgtgtgtgtgtgtgtgtgtgtgtgtgtgtgcgcgcgcgcatgtgtgtatgtgtgtgtgcgcatgtgtgtgtgtgtgtgtgtgtgtgtgtgcagggccggCCCTAGCCCATTGGCTGCCCTAGGCGATACTGAGATTTTTATCGGGGGTTCCGGGGTGTCTCTGCCGAGAACATTTTAGaaaattaacactagaagcgccgggccgttctgacccacttatacctagaagcgccgcgccccggtcatttgaccgctttgacgacctactagaagcgccgtgctggtgtgaactacttaaagcgcggtgaggcggtcaaatgaccgctgagtccttagactgggacgctgtcacttacacataatgatagctagatggcgcttcgagCACGAATCcaatcgtttggtcatagattcagtttgcactaagccatgtctcaTTCGTGTCAAaccgtgttgatagtctgtggtcgtttcattatgacatacagcacgtttgaggtaggctatctgttcatttatttgtgttgtttgaggtaaaaactctggaggagttcttgaacaaaccttaagcaaacttgactttcaactttttcgtagtattttttttaGCCTATTTCgtttttaataaatatgaataggctattcgtttttaatattttgGAGATTGTTATAAAGGTCAATATCACACACGGTAGTTTGAGTGCAGTTAATCTACGAATAGGCTATAACATTCAGTTATCGGCTGAAAATAATCAAGTCGTTGCACCTAGTCATAAAGGTAGGCTACCGTCAGAACGATCCAAAAAAAGTGCTGAAACGTTGACCATTGTGATTCAAAATCGACTTGCCTATTGCTGTGACAgataacagttttgttttggagtCGTGGAAGAGAGAAGTAGCGGGCTTCTGCAATGTTTTCCGAAGGAAGAGTGCTTTGGAAGGCTAATAATAAGGTTAATAATTCCTCCCAATAATATCAAGCTTTACACATGCAGTTTAATAAAGACAACTATCTAATCGTAAATTGTTTTTGAACGACAGTTGTAACTGGCAGCTTTAGACCTTTAGACACTTTTAGGGGAGTCTACAACAAAGTCTACCTCCCTGCCCCCACTGAAGTTACGTTAGCCGTGAATGTTTTGGCCAAAActtcgaatttcagctgaaaatattttttacacatgtaggctgTGTAAAAATCTTGTAGGGATcttgtagggtctagctacctcggaggggggGAGatctatgctgagcaggcataggcgcgagaattaaaaatgatgagtgaaagatattATCCGTTtgggaatgtgtaggctatgtttcgatgtctgctgaaaaaaagctacaggcctattgtttctacaatgtaggcctacactacttctatgtgaattcgggATTCgggattgagacacacattttaacaatTTGAGAAGGCAAAGcagtagcccactggttagagttACAGCCCCTACAcccaagagttgctggttcgCCCGACCTGTATATGGCAGAAgtccttttgagcaaggcatcaataaagtattctattattttctattcacacaactacacgcacgctggcgttttcgaacattctgaaacgcgcatatgcgatgaaacatgattgcgcattcttccacgagttgcatgtaaacaacaaaccagCCTACAGctgcagggggcagagagagggggtgggggtggggaggcagttgtcTATGCCACagtggtgtatccagtgggaatcgtttataggctatcgtttatttttcgcgtgtgtctctatgatattgTAACGTTCTGTGTTAATGATGAGACAGTTTATCACAAACCAGTACTTTTAATAATGACTGTTGTCGGGCACAGCCACGCCACAAGAACTTCTTTGCATACAccaggggtattcaattaaaatttgagcagcctgaacttaTGGCCTAtatttcaagtagcctaggcctaatgtaaaacattccgaatcttttaaataaaataaaagtggatctttaagaaaaaaaaatacctttGCATGCTGCGTTCTACatcctctgctaatagttcagattttcttgttgttgaagctgacaatgggatctttaacgtttctgcagccgcattcagcactcattcacagctgtcccatcgctaaatgctctcttgtgttgcaccaaaatccacgcaatctttaacgaatactaatttgcctgtaaatgcatgcgtgatcacacgagtagacctgtcatagtgtgctttcaatttgataattattaGCCTACTCCGCCGAGGAgagtatgttttcatcgggggttgcgtttgtttgtctgtttgtctgtttgtctgttcggAATGCTTTTCAAGTGTTACTTGCCCTCACGGACTT
The Sardina pilchardus chromosome 13, fSarPil1.1, whole genome shotgun sequence genome window above contains:
- the LOC134099104 gene encoding uncharacterized protein LOC134099104, which produces MTLWDPNDLEKDTRERPQPNSNFEIVASDSIEDKSSALNVEASLKASFLGGLVQVEGSAKYLNDQKTSKKQARVTLTYKTTTRFHELSMNHLGRGNIKHQYVFDKGIATHVVTGILYGAQAFFVFDREVSEKENHQDIQGSLKVMIKKIPFCSVEGKGALKIEDKDTTHVEKFSCKFHGDFSLPKNPVSFQDAVEVYQSLPTLLGTNGENAIPVKVWLLPLTSLDSSAAKLVREISIRLVQEAQTVLEDFSDLEMRCNDAVTSTTAQQFPEIGKKLKAFKEMCSEFKLEFQRNLAKKLPSIRGGGEEEAELIEILKKIHSSPFNNKCLNEWMDCKEREISFLKSFTKMMKNTQILSSQNQLYEESAEHTVCFVFTSLGNPELYLSALSNYLKGATKSDDPQDAHTRDVEREQWYLSNEVADEMRKKAKLFSDFADANKENENIKFFTVGITNETQRGSSIYLYKDSFEVSKNFEPPSKPECVTASDINHNSVTLKISPPRFGTDNITSYSVEYCVNGEDGWEKQTVPKADEVTLSDLNLDTEYEFRCRAVTSAGVGPTNAVRDAIKTLPCSPPGKLEVESNSSEILVSWEKPTELGQDVQILSYTVEYAKKGSEWNQMMARGEKAVIESLLPETQYVVRVICDCGIAGRSKESITVDVFTAKRKFARLAEFLKQISTSNPNSVYQLPLEEEDIDIDGCQKYMLGKESMRQNRTIMVLGATGAGKSTLINGMINYIVGVEWKDNFRFKVINEDQSTSQAHSQTSEVIVYKINHQEGFKIPFSLTVVDTPGFGDTRGVTRDKQITEQIRRLFISANGVSEIDAVCFVTQASLARLTATQRYVFDSVLCIFGKDVAENIAMLVTFADGQQPPVLEAINVSEVPCPKNELGLPIHFKFNNSALFAKNSTCDEDVDEDNDGFTEMFWKMGSKSMEKFFTALGKMTTKSLLMTQEVLKERKQLETAIEGLQPQVKVGLAKLEEIKTIKEKIKEHETIMTSNEKFEIEVDIIKPVKKQLTQKGEYITNCQKCQITCHHPCGIANDSEKRGCAAMDARGMCNVCPGKCIWSVHFNQTYKWEYVPMKQKQTLQELKQKYEQATKEKLTVQGLIERQEEEIANLQDMMVSLMNQSAHCITRLQEIALRPNPLTTPEYIDLLIEGEKSEAKPGYEARIKSLEAMKERAKLISKVARKDKLKKTDEELSVERKEKKEKQGLAKKFLDFFGL